In Phyllostomus discolor isolate MPI-MPIP mPhyDis1 chromosome 3, mPhyDis1.pri.v3, whole genome shotgun sequence, a single genomic region encodes these proteins:
- the VASN gene encoding vasorin encodes MHSRVPLFLLLLLAPGPGVQGCPSGCQCNQPHTVFCAARHGTTVPRDVPPDTVGLYVFDNGITTLDTGTFASLPGLQLLDLSQNQITSLPNGVFQPLANLSNLDLTSNRLREITNETFRGLRRLERLYLGKNHIYHIQPGAFDALDRLLELKLQDNELRALPPLHLPSLLLLDLSYNSLLALEPGALDTANVEALRLAGLGLQQLDEGLFGRLRNLHDLDVSDNQLEHVPPAVQGLQGLTRLRLAGNTRIAQLRPEDLAGLAALQELDLSNLSLRALPHELSGLFPRLRLLAAARNPFNCVCSLSWFSPWVRENRVALASPEETRCHFPPKNAGQMLLDLDYADFGCPATTTTATVPTTRPSAWEPTPTSSSPAPTWQNPTEPAAKSPSLLPATPPTMGPDPQTQDCPASICLNGGTCHLGARGHLACLCPEGFTGLYCESLVKQGPWPTPAPATLRPPGPLPLRIETISPTSLKVGLQRYLQDSTVQLKSLRLTYRNLSGPDKRPVTLRLPASLAEYTVTQLRPNATYSICVRPLDAGWVPEGEEACGEARTPSSRSNHAPVTQAREGNLPLLIAPALAVVLLAALAVVGVAYFVRRGRAAAAAAQGKGQVGPGPLELEGVKAPLEPGPKANEGVGEALPGGPECEVPLMGYPGPGLQGPLPTKPYI; translated from the coding sequence ATGCACTCCAGGGTCCCCCTGTTCCTGTTGCTGCTGctagccccagggcctggggtgcagggctgCCCATCTGGCTGCCAGTGCAACCAGCCACACACAGTCTTCTGCGCTGCCCGCCACGGGACCACGGTGCCCCGAGATGTGCCACCTGACACAGTGGGCCTATATGTCTTTGACAACGGCATCACCACTCTGGACACTGGCACCTTTGCCAGCCTGCCGGGCCTGCAGCTCCTGGACCTGTCACAAAATCAGATCACCAGCCTGCCCAATGGGGTGTTCCAGCCACTCGCCAACCTCAGCAATCTGGACCTCACCTCTAACAGGCTGCGCGAGATCACCAACGAGACCTTCCGTGGCCTGCGGCGCCTGGAACGCCTGTACCTGGGCAAGAACCACATCTACCACATCCAGCCCGGTGCCTTTGATGCACTTGACCGCCTCCTGGAGCTCAAACTTCAAGACAATGAGCTTCGGGCACTACCCCCGCTGCACCTACCGAGCCTGCTGCTGTTGGACCTCAGCTATAACAGCCTCCTCGCTCTGGAGCCTGGTGCTCTGGACACGGCCAATGTGGAGGCGCTGCGGCTGGCCGGCCTGGGTCTGCAGCAACTGGATGAGGGGCTCTTTGGCCGCCTGCGCAACCTACATGACCTGGATGTGTCAGACAACCAGCTAGAGCACGTGCCTCCTGCAGTCCAGGGCCTCCAGGGGCTGACACGCCTGCGGCTGGCTGGCAATACCCGCATTGCCCAGCTGCGGCCCGAGGACCTGGCTGGCCTGGCAGCCCTGCAGGAGCTGGACCTGAGCAATTTGAGCCTTCGGGCCTTGCCGCACGAGCTTTCAGGCCTCTTCCCCCGTCTGCGGCTCCTGGCAGCTGCCCGCAACCCTTTCAACTGTGTGTGCTCCCTGAGCTGGTTCAGCCCTTGGGTGCGGGAGAACCGTGTGGCACTGGCCAGCCCGGAGGAGACGCGCTGCCACTTCCCACCCAAGAATGCTGGCCAGATGCTCCTGGACCTTGACTACGCCGACTTCGGCTGCCCGGCCACCACCACTACGGCTACAGTGCCCACCACAAGGCCCTCGGCATGGGAACCCACACCCACAtcttccagcccagcccccacctggcaAAATCCCACGGAGCCCGCTGCCAAGTCCCCAAGCCTGCTAcctgccaccccacccaccaTGGGGCCTGATCCCCAGACCCAGGACTGCCCGGCGTCCATCTGCCTCAACGGGGGCACCTGTCATCTCGGGGCTCGGGGCCACCTAGCCTGCCTGTGCCCCGAAGGCTTCACTGGTCTGTACTGCGAGAGCCTGGTGAAGCAGGGTCCATGgcccaccccggccccagccactctgaggcctcctgggcccctgcccctcagAATCGAGACAATAAGCCCTACTTCTCTGAAGGTAGGGCTGCAGCGCTACCTACAGGACAGCACTGTGCAGCTCAAGAGCCTCCGCCTCACCTACCGCAACCTGTCAGGCCCCGACAAGCGGCCAGTGACACTGCGGCTACCCGCCTCACTTGCTGAGTACACGGTCACTCAGCTTCGGCCCAATGCCACCTACTCCATCTGTGTCAGGCCCCTGGATGCTGGGTGGGTGCCTGAGGGTGAAGAGGCCTGTGGAGAGGCCCGCACGCCCTCTTCCCGCTCCAACCATGCCCCTGTCACACAGGCCCGAGAGGGCAACCTGCCTCTTCTCATTGCGCCTGCCCTGGCTGTCGTGCTCCTGGCTGCGCTTGCCGTTGTAGGGGTGGCCTACTTTGTGCGGCGGGGGCGGGCCGCAGCAGCTGCAGCTCAGGGCAAAGGgcaggtggggcctgggcccctggAGCTGGAGGGGGTGAAGGCCCCCTTAGAGCCAGGCCCCAAGGCAAATGAGGGTGTTGGGGAGGCCCTGCCTGGTGGGCCTGAGTGTGAGGTGCCACTCATGGGCtacccagggcctgggctccaaGGGCCCCTTCCCACTAAGCCCTACATCTAA